TCCCAAATAGCACGAGATTTAGGTGTAAAGGGTTTTATCATCCCAGATTTACCTCATGAAGAATCCCGTGTATATCAACCGATTTTTCAACAACACCAACTCTCTCTTGTCAATTTTGTCGCTCCCACAGATGGAAAAGCACGGATTGCAAAAATCATCGAAAAGAGTCAAGGATTTATCTATCTAGTCGCGTATGCGGGTATTACCGGTTCAGGTACAGCAGAAGATCTCAGTAGTGTCATCTCTGAAATCAAAGCCACCAGCCAGACGCCACTTTATATCGGTTTTGGTGTTGATGAAAAAAGTGCAAAAGAAAAATCAAAAGGTGTTGATGGCGTCATAGTCGGTAGTGCTTTTGTGAAAGTCTTGCTCGATGATTCTCTCTCACACAGTGAAAAAATTAAAAAGATTTGTGCCAAGGCACGAGTGATTAAAGAGGCGATTAACTAGAGAAAATCTAGTTAAACGCTTTAAATTTTATCAATAACTTCGGAAGCAACAACAAGGCACTAAGCAGTGCTGAGAACATCACTAAAATCGTCAATAAACCAAAATAAATCGTCGGTATGAAATTGGAAAATACCAAAATCGAAAATCCCAAAATAATGGCAAGCGAAGTATAAAACATCGCAAAACCAATACTATTGTGGGAGCGTTCCATCGCTTGGATATAATCATGATCTTTGGCATACTCTTTTTTAAACCGGTAAATATAATGAATCGTATCATCCACCCCAATACCAATACTAATAGAAGCGATAGTGATGGTCATGACATCCAATGGGATATTAGAAAATCCCATAACAGCAAAGATAATACTCACAGGAATCAGATTGGAAATGATTGCAATCGTTGATATTTTGATAGAGCGAAACAAAAGGATAAACATCAAAAAGAGGATGATGACCACCGCACCGAGGGTGAGTATTTGTGATTCAAACAAAGATTGCAACATATTGTTATACA
This genomic window from Sulfurospirillum sp. 1612 contains:
- the trpA gene encoding tryptophan synthase subunit alpha, which produces MKKLIAYITAGYPDPNFTTDLALSLQEAGVDILELGIAFSDPVADGPVIEEANLRSLQQGFKMKKLYDMTQEIAPKMETFWMGYFNSFYAQGVQNISQIARDLGVKGFIIPDLPHEESRVYQPIFQQHQLSLVNFVAPTDGKARIAKIIEKSQGFIYLVAYAGITGSGTAEDLSSVISEIKATSQTPLYIGFGVDEKSAKEKSKGVDGVIVGSAFVKVLLDDSLSHSEKIKKICAKARVIKEAIN